One genomic window of Cygnus atratus isolate AKBS03 ecotype Queensland, Australia chromosome 16, CAtr_DNAZoo_HiC_assembly, whole genome shotgun sequence includes the following:
- the EPB41L1 gene encoding band 4.1-like protein 1 isoform X3: MTTETGPDSEVKNAQEEAPQQQLEAATHGPTAVAASREAEANEKPGAQPDARNMEPGTDMEEKDYSETDGLSDKTTPSKTQKSPQKINKKIKSALCRVTLLDASEYECEVEKHARGQVLFDMVCEHLNLLEKDYFGLTFCDSDSQKNWLDPSKEIKKQIRSGLWNFAFTVKFYPPDPAQLTEDITRYYLCLQLRADIITGRLPCSFVTHALLGSYAVQAELGDYDAEEHVGNYVSELRFAPNQTRELEERIMELHKTYRGMTPGEAEIHFLENAKKLSMYGVDLHHAKDSEGIDIMLGVCANGLLIYRDRLRINRFAWPKILKISYKRSNFYIKIRPGEYEQFESTIGFKLPNHRSAKRLWKVCIEHHTFFRLVSPEPPPKGFLVMGSKFRYSGRTQAQTRQASALIDRPAPFFERSSSKRYTMSRSLDGEFSRPASVSENHDAGAVGEKQDEDGEFGSGRRSETEDEEVTTPTKIKELKFLDKPEDVLLKHQASINELKRTLKEPNSKLVHRDRDRRLPSSPASSSPKHEDETPKGTPEKASEGSEHWVFIERETSRLEEVALKKALGVKKEEARAGTSEVKMSVSMSKVEMAVGKAKEVAGQEETTDADLETWKRAKMIASPEDFESVWEDEIYEKETREEPSMEAKCLPPEGAEEEPKERGEEVTASEPGLSRPSQQPEEKQRTKTLGPDLPQGESKMISEEHVSAASRKQDARVLTATTEFIKIKVKSSDDNTETSATQRIIYLGDLEGDEKDNKTHLLSEAGGQLDLVEMPETTVNRPGEESEPTAPMEERFQSTSSVYEQQRAVSEKPAVVPEQPETGYDETSPAGHPPLEQEHRLSVQQEEATASLRGCETQEKDETMLCSQEVGSDEKDLQSPVGGLKLGALEGEGSRAEDPKQSPAAGEQWGTDVSVTEWRLSERTIPDGNEEESSRVVLQMEEIETKSSSSAVSQQGCPHATAGLEEDEPSTPTHGPFPQQPGPVPGEPAQDAESEGQDLSWGTSLVRGVGTLEYVNPSKEVTCREAGSAGALKDMSPVTEYETPGDVSSEPEERPQDVGFATRKIHQDASPVARGLHQNIDSAAEPVRDPATGEDVWDSNPVTTKGVQRTTEKPLQKEKPVIKELSQNIGRRSGKLMGDEGCGMQELSHDKSPCIKQLPSKAEEAEQKTETIIGHLPPKGPESGGPLHTAHTKAQEPPWDLEFNVGQALQGRSSVVGEPARDSDLALGQPVQPPEEDADVLHSHSIVTGIRQENTMFQLSTSMYEGSEELQVSSGIQKRESGPLVCTDGRTETVSQEHRGVTEAPLLGSWQDSESYKKTSVASKIKMFEQSEAERRAAQEEEEHLPETETPAKAKGKMNLTQDVLLNTGPISPPSLTGTLVELASSVGSFALKGQGAGSGNSSQPLSLKEDVSVDLEHGEDSADLASPDSGCELTLAEAVSKSQEPSGEEKDLSDPSVKSSMKEENLKTAVPVVLQRAGLREGTEEKAKPPRHKAPESDTGDEEQDQEKDAVFLKDNHLAIERKCSSITVSSTSSLEAEVDFTVIGDFHGTAFEDISRSLPELDKDKSEMEDEGLVSFQHTDKVVPGLEEDVKVREKVSQPSTDVSQLESRALKTDAVTVCLGLGTKNPEDASAPHQISTPEAAQVEGSALGHKDATTAAQAVTAETVPTTSDNTTKPGKGAGPVTELRSVSPITGSSTGKEVLTSIFSATAETLSTSTTTHVTKTVKGGFSETRIEKRIIITGDEDVDQDQALALAIKEAKLQHPDMLVTKAVVYRETEPSPEERDKKPQES, from the exons ATGACAACAGAGACAGGTCCTGATTCGGAGGTGAAGAACGCGCAGGAGGaggccccgcagcagcagctggaggcagccacCCACGGCCCCACTGCCGTGGCTGCCAGCCGGGAAGCTGAGGCCAACGAGAAGCCTGGGGCGCAGCCCGACGCCCGAAACATGGAGCCG GGCACAGACATGGAAGAAAAGGACTACAGCGAGACCGATGGGCTCTCTGATAAAACAACGCCTAGCAAGACCCAGAAGTCGCCCCAgaaaattaacaagaaaatcAAGAGTGCCCTCTGCAGAGTGACCCTGCTTGATGCCTCTGAGTATGAGTGCGAAGTGGAG AAGCATGCCCGAGGCCAGGTCCTCTTCGACATGGTGTGTGAGCACCTTAACCTTCTGGAGAAGGATTACTTCGGCCTTACCTTCTGCGACTCCGACAGCCAGAAG AACTGGCTGGACCCCTCCAAGGAGATCAAGAAGCAGATCCGCA GTGGACTCTGGAACTTCGCCTTCACTGTGAAGTTTTACCCTCCTGACCCTGCCCAGCTCACGGAGGATATCACAAG ATACTACTTGTGCCTGCAGCTGCGTGCGGACATCATCACAGGGCGCCTCCCCTGCTCCTTCGTCACGCACGCCCTGCTGGGCTCATATGCCGTGCAGGCTGAACTGGGCGATTACGATGCCGAGGAGCATGTGGGCAACTATGTCAGCGAGCTTCGCTTCGCCCCCAACCAGACACGGGAGCTGGAAGAGCGCATCATGGAACTGCACAAGACCTACCG gGGCATGACTCCTGGGGAAGCAGAAATCCACTTCCTGGAGAACGCAAAGAAGCTTTCCATGTACGGGGTGGACCTGCACCATGCCAAG GACTCAGAGGGCATCGACATCATGCTGGGCGTCTGCGCCAACGGCCTGCTCATCTACAGGGACCGGCTGAGGATCAACCGTTTTGCCTGGCCCAAGATCCTTAAAATTTCCTACAAGAGGAGCAACTTCTACATCAAAATCCGCCCTGGTGAG TACGAGCAGTTTGAGAGCACCATTGGCTTCAAGCTGCCCAACCACCGCTCTGCCAAGCGTCTCTGGAAGGTCTGCATAGAGCATCACACCTTCTTCAG GCTGGTGTCCCCAGAGCCACCCCCGAAGGGCTTCCTGGTGATGGGCTCCAAGTTTCGCTACAGCGGGCGGACGCAGGCACAGACACGGCAGGCCAGCGCCCTCATTGACCGCCCAGCCCCCTTCTTCGAGCGCTCCTCCAGCAAACGGTACACCATGTCTCGCAGCCTTGATGGAG AGTTCTCACGCCCGGCCTCCGTCAGCGAGAACCACGATGCTGGAGCAGTGGGTGAGAAGCAGGATGAGGATGGTGAGTTTGGCAGTGGGAGACGGTCCGAGACAGAGGACGAGGAGGTGACTACCCCAACAAAGATCAAGGAGCTGAAG TTTTTAGACAAGCCAGAAGATGTTTTGCTAAAGCATCAGGCCAGCATCAATGAGCTGAAACGGACCCTGAAGGAGCCCAACAGCAAGCTGGTTCACAGGGACCGGGACAGGAGGCTGCCTTCCTCACCAGCCTCTTCCTCGCCCAAGCATGAGGATGAAACACCGAAGGGAACCCCAGAAAAGGCCAGCGAG GGCTCGGAGCATTGGGTATTTATAGAGAGAGAAACTTCTAGGCTGGAAGAGGTAGCTCTAAAGAAAGCTCTGGGAGTCAAGAAAGAAGAAGCACGTGCAGGTACTTCAGAGGTGAAAATGAGTGTGAGCATGTCGAAAGTGGAGATGGCAGTAGGGAAAGCCAAGGAAGTGGCAGGCCAGGAAGAGACAACAGATGCAGATCTGGAGACCTGGAAGAGAGCAAAAATGATTGCTAGTCCCGAAGATTTTGAGTCTGTCTGGGAGGATGAGATCTATGAGAAGGAAACCAGGGAGGAGCCCAGCATGGAGGCAAAGTGCTTGCCACctgagggagcagaggaggagccCAAAGAGAGAGGCGAGGAAGTAACTGCAAGTGAACCAGGTCTGTCCAGGCCAAGCCAGCAGCCTGAAGAGAAGCAAAGGACAAAGACTTTGGGACCAGATCTGCCCCAGGGAGAAAGCAAGATGATCTCTGAGGAGCATGTTTCTGCAGCCTCCAGGAAGCAGGATGCCAGAGTGCTAACTGCAACCACAGagttcattaaaattaaagtgAAGTCAAGTGATGACAACACAGAGACTTCTGCTACACAGAGGATCATCTACTTAGGAGACCTAGAGGGAGATGAGAAGGACAATAAAACACATCTGCTTTCAGAGGCAGGAGGACAGCTTGACTTGGTGGAGATGCCAGAAACCACAGTGAACAGGCCAGGAGAGGAATCAGAGCCCACAGCGCCCATGGAAGAAAGGTTCCAGTCCACTTCCTCAGTGTATGAGCAACAGAGAGCAGTATCAGAAAAACCTGCCGTAGTGCCAGAGCAGCCTGAGACAGGCTATGATGAGACAAGCCCTGCAGGACATCCTCCCTTGGAGCAGGAGCACCGTTTGTCAGTGCAGCAAGAGGAAGCAACAGCGAGTCTTAGGGGCTGTGAAACACAGGAGAAAGATGAAACCATGTTGTGTTCCCAGGAGGTGGGCTCAGATGAAAAAGATCTGCAAAGCCCAGTAGGAGGATTGAAGCTGGGTGCCCTGGAAGGGGAAGGCAGTAGGGCTGAGGACCCGAAacagagcccagctgcaggagagcagtgGGGCACGGACGTCTCTGTGACAGAGTGGAGGCTCTCAGAAAGAACCATACCTGATGGGAATGAGGAGGAAAGCTCCAGAGTGGTTCTGCAGATGGAAGAGATAGAGACTAAATCATCCTCTTCAGCTGTGTCTCAGCAGGGCTGCCCTCatgccactgcagggctggaggaggatgAACCCAGCACTCCCACCCATGGGCCCTTTCCCCAGCAACCGGGCCCTGTCCCTGGAGAGCCAGCCCAGGACGCAGAATCCGAAGGCCAAGACCTGTCCTGGGGCACCAGCCTTGTGAGAGGTGTGGGCACACTGGAGTATGTGAACCCCTCAAAAGAGGTGACATGCAGGGAGGCAGGTTCTGCAGGGGCGCTCAAGGACATGAGCCCTGTGACAGAGTATGAAACACCCGGGGACGTGAGTTCTGAACCTGAAGAAAGACCACAAGATGTGGGCTTTGCTACAAGGAAAATACACCAAGATGCAAGTCCTGTTGCAAGAGGACTACACCAAAACATAGACAGTGCAGCAGAGCCAGTCAGAGATCCGGCCACAGGGGAGGATGTCTGGGACTCAAACCCTGTCACTACAAAGGGAGTCCAGAGAACCACAGAAAAGCCactccagaaagaaaagcctgtgaTAAAAGAGCTCTCCCAGAACATAGGGCGCAGATCAGGAAAGCTGATGGGAGATGAAGGCTGTGGAATGCAAGAATTATCCCATGACAAAAGCCCTTGCATCAAACAGCTGCCTTCCAAGGCAgaagaagcagaacaaaagacTGAGACCATTATAGGACACCTGCCTCCAAAGGGTCCTGAGTCTGGAGGGCCGCTCCACACTGCACATACCAAAGCACAAGAGCCGCCCTGGGACTTGGAGTTTAATGTGGGACAAGCTCTGCAAGGCAGGAGCTCTGTGGTAGGAGAACCTGCTAGGGACAGTGACCTTGCTCTGGGGCAGCCAGTGCAGCCTCCCGAAGAAGATGCTGATGTCCTGCACTCCCACTCCATAGTTACGGGAATACGTCAAGAAAACACAATGTTCCAGCTTTCAACCTCTATGTATGAAGGCAGTGAAGAGCTGCAAGTGAGCAGTGGGATACAGAAAAGAGAGTCTGGGCCATTGGTGTGTACTGATGGTAGGACAGAAACTGTGTCCCAGGAGCACAGAGGTGTCACTGAGGCCCCGCTCCTGGGTAGCTGGCAGGACAGTGAGAGCTACAAGAAGACCTCAGTGGCCTCTAAGATTAAGATGTTTGAGCAAAGTGAAGCTGAGCGAAGGGCAGcccaggaggaagaagagcatTTGCCTGAAACTGAGACACCAGCAAAAGCAAAGGGGAAGATGAATCTGACACAGGACGTGCTTTTGAACACAGGCCCCATCTCACCTCCATCGCTGACAGGTACTCTGGTGGAACTGGCATCCAGTGTGGGCTCATTTGCCCTCAAGGGGCAAGGGGCTGGTTCAGGAAACTCCTCTCAGCCCCTGTCTCTGAAGGAAGATGTTTCTGTTGATCTGGAGCATGGAGAAGACAGTGCTGACCTGGCTTCCCCTGACTCCGGCTGTGAACTCACACTGGCAGAAGCCGTG AGCAAATCTCAGGAACCaagtggggaagaaaaggatttaTCTGACCCGTCTGTAAAATCCAGCATGAAAGAAGAGAATTTAAAGACTGCTGTTCCAGTGGTCTTACAG AGAGCAGGCTTGAGGGAGGGCACCGAAGAGAAAGCTAAGCCACCTCGGCACAAGGCTCCTGAGAGTGACACTGGTGATGAGGAGCAGGACCAGGAGAAGGACGCAGTGTTTCTGAAGGACAACCACCTGGCCATCGAGCGCAAGTGCTCCAGCATCACGGTCAGTTCAACCTCCAGCCTGGAGGCAGAGGTGGACTTCACAGTGATTGGTGACTTCCATGGAACAGCCTTTGAGGATATCTCCCGAAGCCTGCCCGAGCTGGACAAGGACAAGAGTGAGATGGAAGATGAAGGTCTGGTTTCCTTCCAGCATACTGACAAAGTAGTTCCTGGACTGGAAGAAGATGTCAAAGTCAGGGAGAAAgtctcccagcccagcacagaTGTCTCCCAGCTAGAG TCACGAGCCCTGAAAACGGATGCTGTGACTGTTTGTCTGGGGTTGGGCACAAAGAATCCTGAAGACGCCTCTGCTCCTCACCAGATCAGCACCCCAGAAGCAGCCCAG GTGGAAGGAAGCGCCCTTGGCCACAAAGACGCGACAACTGCTGCTCAGGCAGTCACCGCAGAGACTGTGCCAACAACCTCA GATAACACCACCAAGCCTGGGAAAGGGGCTGGCCCCGTGACAGAACTTCGCTCTGTGTCACCG